The Acidobacteriaceae bacterium nucleotide sequence ATAGCTCGATAAAGCGGTTGCTTGTGCCCTTGCAGCCTCTCGAAGAACAAACGGCGAAGGAAGGAGTGGCGGGAATCGTGGTCTGGAAGAATGGGAAGCAATCATAGCAGGATTTTCCATGCCCAGCCGGGCCGTCACACATCGCCAACGGGCATTGATTGAAACGTCACAGCAGTGCGATATGCCGTATTATTTGTCGTACAGCAGGCACGACTCGGCTAGAGTCAGCTAGTATTTATTAATACTAAAGGGTTTATATGGTGGGCACAGCAGGATTCGAACCTACGACTTCCACCGTGTGAAGGTGGCACTCTACCGCTGAGTTATGCGCCCATCAGTTGCAGCAACCTGCAAACCAAAGACCGTCGGAAAGCGCCCACCGCGTTCTCGACTCTTCGAGTATACACCGCTAGAAGCCGCCGGATTTGGTGACAAAGCCGAACTTCATCGCCAGCCCGAGCGCCAGGGCCAGAGCCATCGCCAGCGTCGTCAGCCCCAGAGCCCTGAAGCGTTTGCGGGCAGCTTCAATCGCTGCGATCAGCACATACAAAACGAGCATCAGCACCAGGCCGTCGAAGACGAAGTAGCGCGTCGTGCCCACCTCTGTCCGCCACATCGGCAGTGCGCCAACCGCGGGCAGGAAAGAGCCAACACCAAACACCACCAGAAACAGCAGCATCTGCAGAAACACAGAAACAATCTTCTTGAACACAGTTGGCTCCTTCGCTTGCCTCGTCTACGTCAGTACATGCAGTCTAGTGCGAAACACTTCCCGCGTGGCCTTCAAAGATCGCCAGCCGGTGCTCCAGCTCCCACTGCGCCGCAGCCTTTTCATTCGCGTTCAGAAAGCTTGCGCAGCCAGCGCTCGGCTCAGACTTCTCCGTAATGGTAGCCGAGCACGCGCCCACGCGCTGCGTGTACCTGTCCTCTGCCGTCCACAGGCTCTTGCCCGGCATAAAGCTGTGCTCCAGTGACGTTCTCGCAGACTGCTTCAGGTCCGCATACTCCAGGTGCTGCTCCATCACCGCGCGCACGTACTCATGCGTCAGATCGATCCGGCTTACCCCCTCGTCGTCCGTGCAGATCGAGTACGGAACATGCGCCGCGCGGTACGCCGCCAGTGGGTGGTCCGAACCCTTCACACCCAGGATCACGTCGTTTGACGTCAGGTTCAGTTCCAGCGAGATATGCTTCGCTGCCATCTCCTTCAGCAACTCCTCGGGACGGTCTTCATACAGCACGTCGACACCATGTCCGATGCGCTCCGCATGACCCAGTTCCACAGCCTCGCGGATGTGAAAGGTCAGCCCCGCCGGAGGCACCAGCCCGGGAGCAATCTCACCAGCATGAAGCGTGATGTGCACCTTCGGGTACACCGAGTGCAGGTACTCCAACATCTTCATCTGCAGGTGGTAGTCCTGCATGGAGACGCGGCCATCCTCGGCCATCACAAAGTTGATGCCGACCACATCCGGATCCGCGATCGCAACCTCAAAGCCCAGCAGCGTCTGTGCAAACACCTGCTGCGGAGCAAAGCCGCGCAGCACCTGGTAAAGCCAGTGGATCTTCACCTTGCACGCCGGGTTGGCGTGGGCCTGCGCGTCGCAGTCTTCCATCCTCCGCTGCGCGGTCTTCGCGTCCGCAAAGGCCTTGCTGTCGACCGCCACCTCAT carries:
- a CDS encoding adenosine deaminase, which encodes MARMQWSVVPVCVAAMAVSCVASTAQKLTAGEVRAAHAVDVAKKQGEPELYALLKTMPKGADLHMHLSGAVYAETFIAEAVKQGLCVAAVSAGTPAVPVGQGAVKLVSAEGKGCPKDAVPASEAMKNQELYDAMVDSFSMRAFVPTQGINGHDQFFATFARFGADRDAGDWLDEVATRAATQNEQYLEIMQTPPFGHAISIAKTIGWPEPKFPGEMPDFAKLRDALLAGGLRDEVAVDSKAFADAKTAQRRMEDCDAQAHANPACKVKIHWLYQVLRGFAPQQVFAQTLLGFEVAIADPDVVGINFVMAEDGRVSMQDYHLQMKMLEYLHSVYPKVHITLHAGEIAPGLVPPAGLTFHIREAVELGHAERIGHGVDVLYEDRPEELLKEMAAKHISLELNLTSNDVILGVKGSDHPLAAYRAAHVPYSICTDDEGVSRIDLTHEYVRAVMEQHLEYADLKQSARTSLEHSFMPGKSLWTAEDRYTQRVGACSATITEKSEPSAGCASFLNANEKAAAQWELEHRLAIFEGHAGSVSH